In the Moraxella osloensis genome, one interval contains:
- a CDS encoding CCA tRNA nucleotidyltransferase, whose translation MQVYLVGGAVRDYVLAREVTEQDYVVVGATPEQMLELGFSQVGADFPVFLHPNTHDEYALARTERKSGNGYLGFHVHADAAVTLEEDLVRRDLTINAMAIQVNGLFDSGFKRGKFDARDIIDPYGGLADINQKKLRHVSAAFAEDPVRVLRLARFASRYAPLGFTVDESTAKLTSQIKAAGELNHLVAERVWSETSKALTQAWSDIYFETLYQLNVLDVIMPKLYQASNDNPSQWQLMLSALRMAGEQQADNVMKFALVATCFKSDQQHNSQTTEYLEFCQGLKVPKNAERLGLFIVEHFDKLKNFDHLNAHPLFELLRLTNSLKDTSLLEQALRIVHLYQLAKQTALLATIKTQLTQISAKDVASELTGKQIGEAIDRLRLQKLEEILNHPR comes from the coding sequence ATGCAAGTTTATTTGGTCGGTGGTGCGGTACGCGATTATGTATTAGCGCGAGAGGTCACTGAACAAGATTATGTGGTAGTCGGCGCAACGCCTGAGCAGATGCTGGAACTGGGATTTTCGCAAGTAGGTGCCGATTTTCCGGTTTTTTTACATCCAAACACCCATGACGAATATGCACTGGCTCGCACAGAACGTAAAAGCGGTAACGGCTATCTTGGTTTTCACGTACACGCTGACGCTGCTGTCACCTTAGAAGAGGATTTAGTCAGGCGCGATCTCACCATCAATGCCATGGCCATACAAGTCAACGGCTTGTTTGACAGTGGTTTTAAACGGGGCAAATTTGATGCGCGCGATATCATCGACCCGTATGGTGGCTTAGCAGATATTAACCAAAAAAAATTACGTCATGTGTCCGCCGCTTTTGCAGAAGATCCGGTACGCGTATTACGCCTTGCCCGTTTTGCCAGTCGTTATGCCCCGCTCGGATTTACGGTCGATGAATCAACCGCTAAACTTACCAGCCAAATAAAAGCCGCAGGTGAGCTCAATCATCTTGTCGCTGAGCGGGTATGGTCAGAGACGTCAAAAGCCTTAACGCAGGCTTGGTCAGATATTTATTTTGAGACGCTTTATCAGCTCAATGTCCTTGATGTCATTATGCCAAAACTGTATCAAGCATCGAATGATAATCCTAGCCAATGGCAATTGATGCTATCTGCTCTACGAATGGCGGGAGAGCAACAAGCGGACAACGTCATGAAGTTTGCTTTGGTGGCAACCTGCTTTAAGTCTGATCAGCAACACAACAGCCAAACCACTGAGTATTTAGAATTTTGCCAAGGTTTAAAGGTACCAAAAAATGCTGAGCGCTTGGGGTTATTTATTGTTGAGCATTTTGATAAATTAAAAAATTTCGATCACTTAAATGCACACCCATTATTTGAACTGTTAAGATTAACTAATAGCCTTAAAGATACCTCACTTTTAGAGCAAGCCTTACGAATCGTTCATCTTTATCAACTGGCCAAACAAACCGCGCTGTTAGCCACCATCAAAACACAATTAACGCAAATTTCTGCCAAAGATGTGGCAAGCGAGCTGACGGGCAAACAGATCGGTGAAGCCATTGATAGGTTAAGGTTGCAAAAACTTGAGGAAATTTTAAATCACCCACGATAA
- a CDS encoding DUF805 domain-containing protein: protein MAIRLPKPKKAQSLPPIEPSFDNMHQVDEMQPDEIIATEAGTSFVTLTEIHEGFNNRRFFDWHGRVSRVQFLAYSTFNALIALMLIASLFVMIGGFQGMVNASSEQLPMSLLGASSVGVAVLFYLQLAVSKRRFNDLNKTGWLALLMLVPGVNVLVYLYLLAVEGTVGANYYGLPARPATQLKTVLMVLIPLLVMSLIGLLTQIVVPSYQSYHSYQAMKNSRDAQNNVIVTATNPSQSAQILPATASAVTASTAQPENLRTETVVITGEQLGNGVASNPQPTAPANVNPATTTNQVSDTLANTPSRTNQMPEAPIDTANPNTLNPNSSNSNSPNSNNLNQGSNERAQTGSNPTTNAPNSQGVVSYEDFVKASEQQIFIDRR from the coding sequence ATGGCCATCCGTCTACCCAAGCCAAAAAAAGCCCAGTCCTTACCCCCGATTGAACCCAGTTTCGATAATATGCATCAAGTTGATGAAATGCAACCTGATGAAATAATTGCAACTGAAGCTGGTACGTCTTTTGTCACGTTAACCGAGATACATGAAGGCTTTAATAATCGTCGGTTTTTTGATTGGCACGGTCGGGTTAGCCGTGTTCAGTTTTTAGCGTATTCTACCTTCAATGCGTTGATAGCATTAATGCTGATCGCTTCGCTATTTGTGATGATTGGTGGCTTTCAAGGCATGGTAAATGCCAGTAGTGAGCAGTTGCCGATGAGTTTGCTTGGCGCAAGTAGTGTGGGTGTGGCGGTTTTGTTTTATCTACAGCTCGCTGTTAGCAAACGACGCTTCAATGACCTTAACAAAACAGGGTGGCTTGCGCTATTGATGCTAGTCCCTGGGGTAAATGTCTTAGTTTACCTTTACTTGCTAGCAGTAGAAGGGACGGTAGGCGCCAATTATTATGGCTTACCTGCTAGACCTGCTACCCAGTTAAAAACGGTACTGATGGTATTGATTCCGCTGTTAGTCATGTCACTCATCGGTTTGTTAACCCAAATTGTCGTGCCCAGTTATCAGAGTTATCACAGTTATCAAGCGATGAAAAATAGTAGAGATGCTCAAAACAATGTCATTGTGACGGCAACAAACCCTAGCCAATCGGCGCAGATATTGCCTGCAACTGCTTCCGCTGTTACCGCTTCTACCGCTCAACCAGAGAATTTAAGAACAGAAACGGTGGTAATTACCGGTGAGCAATTAGGAAACGGCGTGGCGTCAAACCCACAACCCACCGCGCCAGCGAATGTCAATCCCGCTACAACTACCAATCAAGTGTCAGACACACTTGCCAACACGCCAAGTAGAACTAATCAGATGCCTGAGGCGCCAATTGACACCGCTAATCCCAATACCCTAAATCCTAATAGCTCAAATTCCAATTCCCCAAATTCCAATAACCTAAATCAAGGTTCAAATGAGCGCGCGCAGACGGGCAGTAATCCAACAACGAATGCCCCTAATAGTCAAGGAGTGGTTTCTTATGAAGACTTTGTCAAAGCCTCTGAACAACAAATATTTATCGATAGAAGATAA
- a CDS encoding NADP-dependent malic enzyme, with the protein MDKLSPTNNGLSDKELFEQAALHYHANPRPGKISVTPIKALANQRDLALAYSPGVAVPCLEIEKDPKKAALYTARSNLVGVVTNGTAVLGLGNIGPLASKPVMEGKGVLFKKFAGIDVFDIEVAQNDPDKFIEAIASLEPTFGGINLEDIKAPECFYIEKELRKCMNIPVFHDDQHGTAIIASAALLNALQITGKKIEDIKIVVSGAGAAAISCLDLICALGAKKEHIFVGDSKGIITSNRANLDESKQRYARDTEAKTLSDVIEGADMFLGLSAAGMLTQDMVKRMAQDPIIFALANPNPEILPEDAKAVRPDAIIATGRSDYPNQVNNALCFPYIFRGALDVGATTVNEEMKIACVRAIAAMAHVEATPQKGQKTVDETKRFGREYLIPGPLEPNLILEIAPAVAKAAMDSGVATLPIENMHAYRDKLSEFVYNSAFLMKPIFTRAKQEPKRIVYCEGEDENVLRAVQVVVDEGLAKPILVGRPTIIANQIERLGLRMVAGENYELVNIESDPRYKDYWQFYYEMNKRNGVTVELARRDVRRKTSLIGALMVERGDADGMICGTFGSYHLHLNYVQNVIKKQADAKDFYALNALLIQGRNLFIADTYVHEDPTAEQLAEMTVLAAQEVRRFGLEPRVALLSHSNFGSSDFESAKKMRQVYDLLTDMNVDFEFDGEMHGDTALDDRIRHASFPFSKLTGSANLLIMPDLDAANIAFNLLKTATNSVTVGPLLLGAQRPVHILTSSATARRIVNMTAVAVTQAQELAK; encoded by the coding sequence ATGGATAAATTATCGCCGACCAATAATGGCTTATCAGACAAAGAATTATTTGAACAAGCCGCCTTGCATTATCATGCCAATCCACGCCCAGGTAAAATTTCTGTTACCCCCATCAAGGCACTTGCCAACCAACGTGATTTGGCACTTGCCTATTCGCCTGGCGTTGCCGTACCTTGTCTAGAAATTGAAAAAGACCCCAAAAAAGCCGCGCTTTATACCGCGCGTAGCAACTTAGTCGGGGTGGTGACAAATGGTACCGCTGTTTTAGGATTGGGGAATATTGGTCCTTTGGCGTCAAAACCCGTGATGGAAGGTAAAGGCGTGCTGTTCAAAAAATTTGCCGGCATTGATGTGTTTGACATTGAAGTGGCACAAAACGATCCGGATAAATTCATCGAAGCGATTGCCTCTTTAGAGCCTACCTTCGGCGGTATCAATCTTGAAGATATCAAAGCCCCTGAATGTTTTTATATCGAAAAAGAATTGCGTAAATGCATGAACATCCCTGTGTTCCATGATGACCAACATGGTACCGCGATTATTGCGTCTGCGGCGTTATTAAACGCGCTACAAATTACCGGCAAAAAAATCGAAGACATCAAAATTGTGGTCTCTGGTGCAGGTGCCGCAGCGATTTCTTGTTTAGATTTAATTTGTGCGTTGGGCGCAAAAAAAGAACACATCTTTGTAGGCGATTCAAAAGGCATCATCACTAGCAACCGAGCAAACCTAGATGAGTCAAAACAGCGTTACGCCCGCGATACCGAAGCCAAAACCTTATCGGATGTGATTGAAGGCGCGGACATGTTCTTAGGTCTATCTGCCGCTGGCATGCTGACCCAAGATATGGTAAAACGCATGGCGCAAGATCCCATTATCTTTGCCCTAGCCAATCCAAACCCGGAAATCCTACCTGAAGACGCCAAAGCCGTGCGTCCCGATGCGATTATCGCCACAGGTCGCTCTGACTATCCAAACCAAGTAAACAACGCGCTGTGTTTCCCGTATATCTTCCGTGGGGCGCTTGACGTGGGTGCCACGACCGTCAACGAAGAAATGAAAATTGCCTGCGTGCGTGCCATTGCTGCCATGGCACATGTGGAAGCCACCCCACAAAAAGGTCAAAAAACGGTGGATGAAACCAAACGTTTTGGTCGTGAATACTTAATCCCGGGACCGCTAGAGCCAAATTTGATTTTGGAGATTGCACCAGCGGTTGCCAAAGCTGCGATGGATTCTGGCGTTGCCACGCTACCCATCGAAAACATGCATGCTTATCGCGATAAACTCTCAGAGTTCGTTTATAACTCTGCGTTCTTGATGAAACCTATTTTCACTCGTGCCAAACAAGAACCAAAACGTATCGTTTACTGTGAAGGTGAGGATGAAAACGTATTACGGGCAGTGCAAGTGGTGGTGGATGAAGGCTTGGCAAAACCTATCTTAGTCGGTCGTCCAACCATTATTGCCAACCAAATCGAGCGGTTGGGCTTACGTATGGTGGCGGGTGAAAATTATGAACTAGTCAACATCGAAAGCGACCCACGTTATAAAGACTACTGGCAGTTTTATTATGAGATGAACAAACGCAATGGTGTGACGGTTGAATTGGCACGTCGTGATGTTCGCCGTAAAACTTCGTTGATTGGCGCGCTAATGGTTGAACGTGGCGATGCCGACGGTATGATTTGTGGTACCTTTGGTTCATACCACTTGCACTTAAACTACGTGCAAAACGTCATCAAAAAACAAGCGGATGCTAAAGATTTTTATGCCTTAAATGCCTTATTAATTCAAGGTCGTAACTTGTTCATCGCTGACACTTATGTGCATGAAGATCCAACCGCTGAACAACTAGCGGAAATGACAGTATTAGCAGCGCAAGAAGTCCGCCGCTTTGGTCTTGAACCGCGTGTGGCATTGTTATCACATTCAAACTTTGGTTCATCTGACTTTGAAAGCGCCAAAAAAATGCGTCAAGTCTATGATTTACTGACTGATATGAATGTTGATTTTGAGTTTGATGGCGAAATGCATGGTGATACCGCGCTTGATGACCGTATCCGCCATGCCTCATTCCCATTTAGTAAGCTTACGGGTTCAGCCAACCTACTCATCATGCCAGACTTAGATGCGGCTAACATCGCATTTAACTTGCTAAAAACTGCGACCAATAGTGTTACTGTCGGTCCATTGTTATTGGGAGCGCAACGACCTGTGCATATCTTGACATCTTCTGCGACAGCACGTCGTATCGTCAACATGACTGCTGTAGCGGTAACGCAAGCGCAAGAATTGGCAAAATAA
- a CDS encoding LysR family transcriptional regulator yields the protein MDISQLTYFVVVAKAGSFSQAAKTLAISQPSLSRHVQQLESELGVELLDRYHRPMTLTAAGHFFLAQIEPILLQLEQASELTQRFAQPHRTNHLTIGFVASVLYGLLPEIISTVKQRHPNLDIKLVEINSEQQMSALKSGDIDVGFGRFRHNDNFVQQIFLRHERFVVALPMAHPLASRPDDIGIAFKELLEDTLILYHRTPLPLLQNPLLNGETDQLMYLFARHQLSPHLTTKVRDIQIALGLVAAGEGITLVPDSLKTVRTEQIHYHRLRHEDATTPIFMNILAHQSNPYIDDLLQATYQVYEAKGITYSNQSLN from the coding sequence ATGGATATTTCACAACTCACCTATTTTGTGGTAGTGGCAAAAGCAGGCAGTTTTAGCCAAGCTGCCAAAACCTTGGCTATATCGCAGCCATCGTTAAGCCGCCATGTGCAGCAACTTGAAAGCGAGCTGGGTGTCGAGCTGCTGGATCGCTATCACCGCCCAATGACCTTAACCGCAGCGGGTCATTTTTTTTTGGCACAGATTGAGCCAATATTATTACAACTTGAGCAAGCCAGTGAGTTGACTCAGCGCTTTGCCCAGCCGCATCGAACCAATCATCTCACGATTGGATTTGTCGCCTCAGTGCTATATGGTTTGTTGCCTGAGATTATTTCTACAGTCAAACAGCGACATCCCAATTTGGATATCAAGCTGGTCGAAATCAATTCAGAGCAGCAAATGTCAGCGCTAAAGTCGGGAGACATCGATGTAGGGTTTGGAAGATTTCGGCACAATGACAACTTTGTGCAACAGATATTTCTACGTCATGAACGCTTTGTGGTGGCGCTGCCGATGGCGCACCCTTTGGCATCACGCCCGGATGATATCGGCATCGCATTTAAAGAGCTGCTAGAGGATACGCTTATTTTGTATCATCGCACGCCCTTGCCACTCTTGCAAAATCCACTATTGAATGGCGAAACTGACCAACTCATGTATTTGTTTGCCCGCCATCAGTTGTCACCTCATTTGACCACCAAAGTGCGCGATATCCAAATTGCTTTGGGCTTGGTGGCGGCAGGTGAAGGCATTACCTTAGTGCCTGATAGTTTAAAAACCGTCCGTACCGAGCAAATTCATTATCATCGTCTACGTCACGAAGATGCGACAACCCCGATTTTTATGAATATCTTGGCACACCAATCCAATCCGTATATTGATGATTTACTGCAGGCGACTTACCAAGTGTATGAAGCTAAGGGCATTACCTACTCTAATCAATCGTTGAATTGA
- a CDS encoding protein adenylyltransferase SelO codes for MKIENSYATLDPRLYHKQPPKPLTNPQAGHFNPQVANQIGWADDEFLKQHWVKILGGDIVPDGFEPLAMAYAGHQFGQWAGQLGDGRGLLLAQVIDKDGQLIDLHLKGAGLTPYSRMGDGRAVIRSVVREYLAGHALNGLGIRSSNALGFVVSDTPVNRETRERGAALLRTADCHIRFGHFEWVANYAPDLLLYFTRYVIKTYFADCFDSDTPIQNFLKQVVDKTAKTLADWQLIGFAHGVMNTDNLSITGATIDFGPYGFMERFNPIWINNHSDYNGRYVYQNQPSIGLWNLSRLITLFLRLNGEKLTANHPPETLSREQLTDILDSFGEIFYQYYQQGLCQKFGLPISEENCDFALQYLEIMQQNKLDFTNSLRALVAIVADAKPNDKLNLLHEFNLLNQLKISIGSGNGQANATLADWIATYHTKLQQDSLQLVMTHNPVYILRNSMAQQAIELAEQNDMSEVDRLYQLLANPYQVSALAKPSDTEPPLADAPEICVSCSS; via the coding sequence ATGAAAATTGAAAACTCGTATGCCACGCTCGATCCAAGGCTCTACCATAAACAACCCCCTAAACCGCTCACCAACCCGCAAGCAGGGCATTTTAACCCGCAAGTCGCCAACCAAATTGGTTGGGCTGATGATGAGTTTTTAAAGCAGCATTGGGTCAAAATCTTGGGCGGTGACATCGTTCCCGACGGCTTTGAACCGTTAGCCATGGCGTATGCTGGACACCAATTTGGGCAATGGGCAGGGCAATTAGGCGATGGTCGTGGTCTATTACTCGCTCAGGTAATCGATAAAGACGGACAATTGATCGATTTACATCTGAAAGGGGCAGGATTAACCCCCTACTCGCGAATGGGGGATGGTCGTGCGGTGATTCGAAGCGTCGTGCGAGAGTATTTGGCAGGCCATGCGCTCAATGGCTTGGGCATTCGGTCTAGCAACGCGCTGGGCTTTGTGGTGTCAGATACTCCTGTCAACCGTGAGACACGTGAACGCGGGGCTGCACTACTACGTACAGCAGATTGTCACATTCGCTTTGGGCATTTTGAATGGGTGGCAAATTATGCGCCTGATTTATTGCTGTATTTTACCCGTTATGTCATCAAAACTTATTTCGCCGACTGTTTTGACAGTGACACGCCCATTCAAAATTTTTTGAAACAAGTGGTTGATAAAACCGCCAAGACCCTGGCGGATTGGCAGCTGATTGGCTTTGCCCATGGGGTGATGAATACCGACAATTTATCTATCACAGGTGCGACCATTGATTTTGGTCCTTATGGCTTTATGGAGCGCTTTAATCCGATTTGGATCAACAACCATTCTGATTACAACGGGCGTTATGTTTATCAAAACCAGCCTTCCATTGGACTTTGGAATTTGTCACGTCTGATTACCTTATTTTTACGCCTTAATGGCGAAAAACTGACCGCCAATCATCCGCCAGAAACCTTGTCGCGCGAGCAGTTAACCGACATTTTAGACAGTTTTGGTGAGATTTTTTATCAGTATTATCAGCAAGGTCTCTGCCAAAAATTTGGTTTACCCATCAGTGAAGAAAACTGTGACTTTGCTTTGCAGTACTTGGAGATCATGCAGCAAAACAAACTTGACTTTACCAACAGCTTGCGCGCGCTGGTAGCAATCGTTGCTGACGCCAAGCCCAATGATAAGTTAAACCTATTACATGAATTTAATTTACTTAATCAGTTGAAAATTTCAATTGGCAGCGGTAACGGTCAAGCCAATGCCACCTTAGCGGATTGGATTGCTACCTACCATACCAAATTACAGCAGGATTCTTTGCAGTTGGTAATGACCCACAATCCAGTGTATATATTAAGAAACAGCATGGCACAGCAAGCCATTGAATTGGCTGAACAAAATGACATGAGCGAGGTGGATAGACTGTATCAGCTACTGGCTAATCCTTACCAAGTTAGCGCATTAGCCAAGCCAAGTGACACCGAGCCACCGTTGGCAGATGCGCCTGAAATATGCGTTAGCTGCTCATCTTGA
- the ruvA gene encoding Holliday junction branch migration protein RuvA — protein MIGLIQGQVHHLMAPTVVVMTTAGVGYEIEMPLNAFCQVQLNQSVTLWTHFLVREDAQLLFGFLSHSDREVFRLLLKVNGVGAKMALAMMSTVTVQELHQFVMNNDELALTRIPGVGKKTAQRLIVELKDKIKHLGDTSGFAPSLPLATDSANEGIIIAEVEAGLIALGYRDKEAQAAIKLAKSTIDSPLTIQNLLKASLKNLAMS, from the coding sequence ATGATAGGATTAATTCAAGGGCAAGTGCATCATCTAATGGCACCCACGGTAGTGGTGATGACCACAGCGGGTGTTGGGTATGAAATTGAGATGCCGCTCAATGCATTTTGCCAAGTACAATTAAATCAGTCCGTCACCTTGTGGACACATTTTTTGGTGCGTGAGGATGCTCAGTTGTTATTTGGGTTTTTAAGCCATAGCGATCGGGAAGTGTTTAGGCTGTTGCTTAAAGTCAATGGGGTGGGGGCAAAGATGGCGTTGGCGATGATGTCAACCGTAACGGTGCAGGAGTTGCACCAGTTTGTGATGAACAATGATGAGCTGGCATTGACGCGTATCCCAGGGGTCGGTAAAAAAACCGCACAGCGATTGATTGTTGAATTAAAAGACAAAATCAAACACTTAGGTGATACGTCAGGTTTTGCCCCTTCATTGCCACTAGCGACCGATAGCGCTAATGAAGGCATTATTATTGCTGAAGTCGAAGCGGGGTTGATTGCATTAGGTTATCGCGATAAAGAAGCACAAGCTGCGATAAAACTGGCAAAATCTACCATTGATTCACCGTTAACCATCCAAAATCTGCTGAAAGCATCTCTGAAAAATTTGGCGATGAGTTAA
- the aroQ gene encoding type II 3-dehydroquinate dehydratase, producing MTTTTNTKLTHVLVLNGPNLNLLGKREPEIYGFQTLRDIEDDIRQLASNHQVKLTCFQTNQESALIDKIHHHGLLTANPDEQIDAIIINPAAFTHTSVAIRDALLAVNKPFIEVHLSNIHTREPFRQHSYFSDKAEAVICGMGAFGYTAAFNYLVQKYQWQHNLA from the coding sequence ATGACGACAACGACAAATACCAAACTAACTCATGTATTAGTATTAAATGGTCCCAATCTCAATTTGCTTGGCAAGCGAGAACCAGAAATCTACGGATTTCAAACCCTACGAGATATTGAAGATGATATAAGACAATTAGCCAGCAACCATCAAGTTAAACTCACCTGTTTTCAAACAAATCAAGAATCTGCCCTGATTGATAAAATCCATCATCACGGTTTGTTGACCGCAAATCCTGACGAGCAGATTGACGCGATTATCATCAATCCCGCTGCCTTTACTCACACATCGGTGGCAATTCGCGATGCCCTACTCGCCGTGAATAAACCTTTTATAGAAGTACATCTTTCCAATATTCACACGCGTGAGCCATTTCGGCAGCATTCTTATTTTAGCGACAAAGCTGAAGCCGTCATCTGTGGCATGGGCGCTTTTGGTTATACCGCAGCGTTTAATTATCTGGTTCAAAAATATCAGTGGCAACACAATTTAGCCTAA
- the accC gene encoding acetyl-CoA carboxylase biotin carboxylase subunit, whose amino-acid sequence MIKKLLIANRGEIALRIVRACKQLGIQTVGVYSTADENLMHLRFVDESICIGKPNASQSYLNIDTILTAAEISGADAIHPGYGFLSENAEFAERVEEAGLTFVGPAPEHIRLMGNKISAINAMKKAGVPTVPGSVGSVTLANAEEQARAIGFPLLIKAAAGGGGRGMRVVERLEQLLSQVQAAKQEAELWFGDDSVYMERFLKNPRHVEVQVLGDGEGNAIHLFDRDCSLQRRHQKVLEEAPAPEIPDDIKEPILQACVRACEQINYRGAGTFEFLYEDEQFFFIEMNTRVQVEHPVTEMITGIDVVVEQLKIASGYGLSYRQNEIEIRGHAIECRINAEDPVTFMPSPGTVTHFFMPNGSGVRFDSHLYPNYAIPTFYDSLIGKLICHGQTREQAIAKLRHALDELIITGIKTNVPLHRDVILQDKAFCTQAQNIHYLEKNLLSQPETPKTEKE is encoded by the coding sequence ATGATAAAAAAATTACTGATAGCCAATCGTGGTGAAATTGCGCTTCGCATTGTTCGCGCTTGTAAGCAGCTTGGCATTCAAACGGTGGGCGTTTACTCAACCGCAGATGAAAACTTGATGCACCTTCGATTCGTTGACGAATCCATCTGTATTGGCAAGCCAAATGCCAGTCAAAGCTATCTCAATATCGATACTATCTTAACAGCCGCAGAAATTTCTGGCGCTGATGCCATTCACCCAGGTTATGGATTTTTATCTGAAAATGCCGAATTTGCCGAACGTGTGGAAGAGGCAGGGCTGACCTTCGTAGGTCCTGCGCCTGAGCACATTCGTTTAATGGGTAACAAGATATCCGCTATCAACGCCATGAAAAAAGCCGGTGTGCCTACCGTCCCTGGCTCAGTGGGTAGCGTCACCCTGGCTAATGCTGAAGAACAAGCTAGAGCCATTGGTTTTCCTCTGTTGATCAAAGCGGCAGCTGGTGGTGGTGGTCGTGGTATGCGCGTGGTTGAACGCCTTGAGCAGTTACTATCTCAAGTTCAAGCCGCCAAACAAGAAGCCGAATTGTGGTTTGGCGATGATAGCGTTTATATGGAGCGCTTTTTAAAAAACCCACGCCATGTCGAAGTGCAAGTTTTAGGTGACGGCGAAGGCAATGCCATTCATTTATTTGATCGTGATTGCTCGCTACAACGTCGTCACCAAAAAGTGCTTGAAGAAGCCCCTGCCCCAGAGATTCCTGATGACATTAAAGAACCCATTTTGCAAGCTTGCGTCCGTGCTTGTGAGCAAATTAACTATCGCGGTGCAGGGACGTTTGAATTTTTATATGAAGATGAGCAATTTTTCTTTATTGAGATGAATACCCGCGTACAGGTTGAGCACCCTGTCACTGAGATGATTACCGGCATTGATGTAGTGGTTGAACAACTCAAAATCGCATCTGGCTATGGGTTATCGTATCGTCAAAACGAAATCGAAATTCGCGGTCATGCCATCGAGTGCCGTATCAATGCCGAAGACCCTGTGACTTTCATGCCGTCACCCGGCACGGTGACCCACTTCTTTATGCCAAATGGTAGCGGTGTACGTTTTGACTCGCACCTTTATCCCAACTATGCCATCCCTACCTTTTACGACTCATTGATTGGCAAATTAATCTGTCATGGTCAAACTCGTGAACAAGCGATTGCCAAGCTTCGCCATGCCCTTGACGAGCTGATTATCACCGGCATCAAAACCAATGTGCCATTGCATCGCGATGTGATTTTGCAAGACAAGGCATTTTGTACACAAGCGCAAAACATTCATTATCTCGAAAAAAACTTATTATCCCAGCCAGAGACGCCAAAAACCGAAAAAGAATAA
- the accB gene encoding acetyl-CoA carboxylase biotin carboxyl carrier protein, which translates to MDISKIKQLIDLMEERTLAELTVQDGDKKVSISRHLPQANIQPVTANTAPTTTANAAPVKSGMVETSPMVGVYYVAPSPNDAPFIKVGQQVQAGDSLGIIEAMKIMNPLEATQSGIIAEILVQNGDVVQFGQPIVRYES; encoded by the coding sequence ATGGATATAAGTAAAATCAAGCAACTTATTGACTTAATGGAAGAGCGAACGTTAGCAGAATTAACCGTACAAGATGGTGATAAAAAGGTCTCTATTTCACGCCATTTACCGCAAGCGAATATTCAACCCGTCACAGCAAATACAGCCCCCACGACAACCGCTAATGCTGCCCCTGTAAAATCTGGCATGGTAGAAACATCACCGATGGTTGGAGTTTATTATGTTGCACCGAGTCCTAATGACGCCCCATTTATCAAGGTCGGTCAACAAGTACAAGCAGGCGATAGTTTAGGCATTATTGAAGCCATGAAAATCATGAACCCGCTTGAAGCCACCCAAAGCGGTATCATTGCAGAAATCTTGGTACAAAACGGCGATGTGGTGCAATTTGGTCAACCGATTGTCCGTTACGAGTCTTAA
- the lipB gene encoding lipoyl(octanoyl) transferase LipB, with the protein MLPLEIKYLQNAQYEPTHAAMLARVLSRIEQKKSASSEQAQLSADELWIVDHENVFTLGQAGKPEHILQRDNTPIIHTDRGGQVTWHGHGQLVVYFLFDLNALGWGVRDLVSKAENIIIDVITPYLPPDFYAKARADAPGVYVYNRDDLELGKIASLGFKIKHGFSYHGIAINVQNDLTPFQMINPCGYAGMTMLRLADFADVDYQAFTQQFINRVNYERQFSLSK; encoded by the coding sequence ATGTTACCATTAGAAATTAAATATTTGCAAAACGCTCAATATGAACCTACCCATGCAGCGATGCTGGCACGCGTGTTATCACGTATTGAGCAAAAAAAATCTGCCAGCAGCGAGCAGGCGCAGCTTAGTGCTGATGAGTTATGGATTGTGGATCACGAAAATGTGTTTACGCTGGGTCAAGCGGGCAAACCTGAACATATTTTGCAAAGAGATAATACCCCCATCATCCACACCGATCGGGGCGGTCAAGTCACTTGGCACGGGCATGGGCAATTGGTGGTGTATTTTTTATTTGATTTAAATGCGTTGGGGTGGGGTGTGCGCGATTTGGTCAGCAAAGCTGAAAACATCATCATTGATGTCATCACGCCTTATTTGCCGCCAGATTTTTATGCCAAAGCGCGTGCGGATGCGCCAGGGGTGTATGTGTATAACCGAGACGATTTAGAACTTGGTAAAATTGCGTCATTGGGATTTAAGATAAAACACGGCTTTAGTTATCATGGTATCGCCATCAATGTACAAAATGATTTGACCCCGTTTCAAATGATCAACCCTTGTGGCTATGCCGGCATGACCATGTTGCGGCTAGCAGATTTTGCGGACGTGGATTATCAAGCATTTACCCAACAATTTATCAACCGTGTCAACTACGAAAGACAATTTAGCCTAAGCAAATAA